GTACCCGAATGGCACTTCGATATTACCCACGGCCAGAAGGCCCTGCTCGACCAGCTTGCGGTCAGCACTTTGAGCGGCTTCGGCGCAGAAGGCTTGAGCGCCGCCATCGGTGCTGCCGGTGCGTTGCTGCGCTATGCCCAGTCGACCCAAGGCAAGGGCTTGCAGCATGTGCGCACGCTCACCGTCGAAACCGAAAACGAATTCATCGGATTGGATGCCGCCACCCGGCGCAACCTGGAACTGACCGAAACCATCCGCGGCCAAGACGCCTCATCCGGCGCACCGACCTTGTTCTCGCTGCTGGATCACTGCCGTACCGCGATGGGTTCGCGCCTGCTGCGCCACTGGCTGCATCATGCCAAACGCGAGCAATCGGTGGCCCGCGGCCGTCACGCTGCGATCGGCGCCCTGATCGCCGCCGATACCGGCAGCGCCATCTCGGCCACGCTCAGCGCAGTGCCGGATGTCGAGCGCATCACCGCGCGAATTGCCTTGCTGTCGGCGCGGCCACGTGACCTGGCCGGCTTGCGCGACGGTCTGCTGCAACTGGACTCCCTGCGCGCCGATATCGCTCTGTGCGGCAACGACAACCAGGCGCCATTGCTGCAGGAACTGCGCTTGGCGTTGGAAACGCCAGTCGATTGCCTGCAATTGCTGCAAACCGCGATCGCTACCGAACCGTCAACCATGGTGCGCGACGGCGGCGTCATCGCCACCGGCTTCGATGCCGAACTGGATGAATTGCGCGCGTTGTCGGAAAACGCCGGACAGTTCCTGATCGACCTGGAAACCCGCGAACGTGCGCGTACCGGCATCGCCAACCTGCGGGTCGAATACAACAAGGTGCATGGTTTTTATATTGAAGTCACGCACGGCCAGACCGACAAGGTCCCGGACGACTATCGCCGTCGTCAGACCCTGAAAAACGCCGAACGCTACATCACGCCGGAACTGAAGGCGTTTGAAGACAAGGCGCTATCGGCACAGGAACGCGCCCTGGTGCGCGAAAAAATGCTGTATGAACAGGTCCTGCAAGACCTGGCGCCACACATCGGCACATTGCAAAACATCGCCCATGCCCTGGCGCAAATCGACACGCTGGTGGCACTGGCTGATCACGCCGCGCGCCACGACTGGTGTGTGCCGCAACTGGTAGCCGAACCGGCGATCCAGATCGAGCAAGGCCGTCATCCGGTCGTCGAGAAACAGATCGAACGCTTCATCGCCAACGACTGCCAGCTGTCCACCGAACGCAAGCTATTGCTGATTACCGGCCCCAACATGGGCGGTAAATCGACCTTCATGCGACAGGTGGCGCTGATCACCCTGCTGGCCTATGTTGGCAGTTATGTGCCAGCCAGCAGCGCCGTGCTCGGCCCGATCGACCGCATTTTCACCCGCATCGGTGCCGCCGACGACCTGGCCGGCGGCCGCTCCACCTTCATGGTGGAGATGACTGAATCGGCAGCAATCCTGAACGGCGCCAGCGAAAATTCGCTGGTGCTGATGGATGAAGTCGGCCGCGGCACCTCAACCTTCGACGGCCTGGCGCTAGCCTGGGCGATCGCCAGACATCTGATCGACGTCACCCGCAGCTTCACGTTGTTTGCCACGCACTACTTTGAATTGACGCAATTGCCTGACCTGCATCCGTCGGCCGCCAACGTCCATTTATCGGCCGTCGAGCACAAGGACAGCATCGTCTTCCTGCATGCCGTACAAAGCGGGCCGGCATCGCAAAGCTACGGCTTGCAGGTGGCACAACTGGCTGGCGTACCGACACCAGTGATCCGGGCGGCACGCAAGCACCTGGCCCTGCTGGAATCGCAATCGGTACAGGCGACGCCGCAGTTTGATCTGTTCTCACAAGCGGCCCAGACCAGCAGCGAAAGCGGCGATACGGATACGGCAAGCCATGCATTAGGCAGCGAATTGCTCGATGCCCTGGACGGCATCGATCCCGATGCGTTGACGCCGCGTGAAGCGCTGGAACAGTTGTATCGACTAAAACAACTTTCAACCTCTCCACAAAACTGATGAATGCCATTCTCCGGCTAGCGTTCGTGCTGGCACTGACAGCAAGTGCGGGATCGACGCTGGCTGAGACGGCGACCTTCAGTTTTGGGGTAATCGGACATGCATTTCGTAACTCCTCCGACGAAACCGCCCTGCGCAACGCCATTGCCGAAACCGATGCCGACAACCTCGCCTTCGTAGTTGCCAACGGCATCAAGGCCGCCAGCGAGCCTTGCACGGACAAACTATACGGACAACGCAAGACGCTATTGGGCGGCGCAAAAAATGGCTTGATCGTCTCCTTGTCCGCAAGCGATTGGGTCGGATGCAAGACCAGCGCCGATCGCTCGGCTGCGCTGGAGCGATTAAGTCGTATTCGTGATCTTTTCTTTTCTGACGAATTTTCCTTTGGCGACAGCAAGATTCCGCTGATAAGGCAATCAACCTCACCAAAATTCCGCAGCTACGTGGAAAATGCGCGCTGGGAAATCGGCAACGTGGTTTTTGCCACCATCAACCTGCCCGCCACCAACAACCATTACCTGAGCGAGGGCGGGCGCAACAGCGAATTCGAAGATCGGCAAATCGCCAACCGCGAATGGCTACAACGCATCTTCCTCAACGCCTCACAAAAAAAATCCGATGCGGTGGTGCTGTTTTGCGATGGCGATCCGATGGTTGCGCAACATCACAGGGTCTTCGACTTCAACGTCAAGCGTGACGGCTTTGCCGAAATCCGCCAGAAAATCAATGCACATGCGGCGCAATTCGATGGCAAGGTGCTGGTGATCCACGCATCCCATGGCAGCGCTTCATCGAACTCTCCCGACATCATCTGGCAACATAACGTGGGCGATCTGGAAGTGCCAAGCGGCTGGCTCAAGATAACCTTCGACCAGGCCAATAAAAAGCTGTTTGAACTAGCCAAACCCGCTGATCCACCGCCGCTATCCCGACGCTGATCACGCGGCGTAAAAAAACCGCAGCACATGCAAAAGCATGTCTGCGGTTTTTCATTGCGCCGTCATGACTTGCACGGCGTGCGTCACTGAAAACTTAGTGGATAGGATGGCTACGGAAGTGATCGTCCGCTGCATCGTCATCCTGGTCGTCATGGCCGTGATCGTGGCCATGCGCGCCATGCACGTGTTGATGTGCAATTTCTTCTTCAGTCGCCGCACGCACTTCCGTGACGTTGAGGTTGAAACGCAACGCGATGCCTGCCAGCGGATGATTACCGTCCAGCACCACTTTGTCGTCGGCGATATCGGTGACGGTGAAAATCAGCGCGTGCTCTTCGTCATCTTCATTGTCCGGCGTGCCTTCGAACTGCATGCCGACTTCCAGCGGTGTCGGCAGGCGGTTGCGCGGTTCGATCTTGACCAGGTTCGAATCGTATTCGCCAAAGGCGTCGTCCGGCTCGACCTGCAATTCAGTTTGGTAACCGGCTTCCTTGCCCTCCAGGGCTTCTTCGATCTTCGGCAGCGTGTTTTCGTAGCCACCGTGCAAGTACACCATTGGCTCACTACCTTCTTCGATCAGATTGCCTTGGGCATCTGACAATTTGTAGCGTACAGTCACTACCGTATTTTTGGCAATCTTCATGATCATTCCTTTCATTTAACATGCGATGGGATTATACCCGCCCGAACGCCATACCCTTGCCTGCGTCAAAAAAATTAACCCGCACGGCAATTTCCCCGCCCGGCCCGCATCCGCCCCATTCTGCAGGAGCCAACCCGATATAATAGCGGCATGAAAAATTTCACACTCCTCGGCGGCTTGACGCCAGCACAATTCCTCCGCGACTACTGGCACAAGAAGCCCTTATTGATCCGCCAGGCGCTGCCTGGCTTTACCCCGCTGCTGACTCCCGAAGCCTTGTTTGAAATGGCGCAGCGCGACGATGTCGAATCGCGCTTGGTAACGCATTTCAAACAACAGTGGCAAGTTGCAAACGGTCCGTTCGAAAAATTGCCGGCCCTCAGCCAGAAAGACTGGACGCTGCTGGTGCAAGGCGTCAATCTGCACAATGATGACGCCGATGCACTGCTGCGCCAGTTCCGCTTCATCCCAGATGCACGGCTGGACGACCTGATGATCAGCTACGCCACCGACACCGGCGGCGTCGGTCCACACTTCGACTCCTACGACGTATTCCTGCTGCAGGCGCACGGCCAGCGGCGCTGGAAGATCGGCGCGACTCAGGACCTGACCTTGGTCGAAGGCAGTGCGCTCAAGATCCTGAAGAATTTCACGCCGGAGCAGGAGTTCGTGCTGGAGCCGGGCGACATGCTCTACCTGCCGCCTCAGTACGCACATGACGGTACTGCCATCGGCGAATGCATGACCTATTCGATCGGTTTCCGCGCGCCGCCGTTCCAGGAACTGGGCGAAGCTTTCCTGCAATTCATGGCTGATTCGATCGACCTGCCGGGACGCTATGCCGACCCCGATCTCGAGCCCAGCAAACACCCGGCGGAAATCAGCCGCGGAATGCTGACGCAGATCGCCGACGAGCTCAATAAAGTGCGCTTTACCGAAGACGATATCGCAATTTTCGTCGGTGAATATCTGTCAGAACCCAAAGCCAATGTTTTCTTTGAGTCACCGCCAAAACCGCTGACGCTGGCCCGTTTCAGCGCCGCACTTGCCAAACGCGGCGTGGCATTGTCGCGCAAGACGCAAATGCTGTATCGCGGCAAACACGTGTTCATCAATGGTGAATCGTTTGCAGCCGGCCGCGCCGACAAGACATCGCTGACCCAACTGGCAGACCAGCGCCGACTCGACGGCGAGGCTGCCAGCAAGGTGTCGACAGACGTGCTAGAGGCGCTCTACACCTGGTATGAGGACGGCTGGGTCACGCTGGGCTGATATAGCTAGCAAACGCCGTCGCTGCCCTCCACATAGCCGACATATTTACGGCCTCGAA
This DNA window, taken from Collimonas arenae, encodes the following:
- the mutS gene encoding DNA mismatch repair protein MutS, which encodes MTVAAQKVSPGMQQYLGIKADYPDTLVFYRMGDFYELFFEDAEKATRLLGITLTSRGTYNNAPIKMCGVPFHSADQYLAKLIKLGESVALCEQIGDPATSKGPVDRKVLRVITPGTLTDSNLLPEKSDQPLLALYVTQQRKTVKAGLAWLSMASGALKMMEFGCEPGDLDSLLKQELERIAPAEILAADMADAMLGSGLVDKATTVPEWHFDITHGQKALLDQLAVSTLSGFGAEGLSAAIGAAGALLRYAQSTQGKGLQHVRTLTVETENEFIGLDAATRRNLELTETIRGQDASSGAPTLFSLLDHCRTAMGSRLLRHWLHHAKREQSVARGRHAAIGALIAADTGSAISATLSAVPDVERITARIALLSARPRDLAGLRDGLLQLDSLRADIALCGNDNQAPLLQELRLALETPVDCLQLLQTAIATEPSTMVRDGGVIATGFDAELDELRALSENAGQFLIDLETRERARTGIANLRVEYNKVHGFYIEVTHGQTDKVPDDYRRRQTLKNAERYITPELKAFEDKALSAQERALVREKMLYEQVLQDLAPHIGTLQNIAHALAQIDTLVALADHAARHDWCVPQLVAEPAIQIEQGRHPVVEKQIERFIANDCQLSTERKLLLITGPNMGGKSTFMRQVALITLLAYVGSYVPASSAVLGPIDRIFTRIGAADDLAGGRSTFMVEMTESAAILNGASENSLVLMDEVGRGTSTFDGLALAWAIARHLIDVTRSFTLFATHYFELTQLPDLHPSAANVHLSAVEHKDSIVFLHAVQSGPASQSYGLQVAQLAGVPTPVIRAARKHLALLESQSVQATPQFDLFSQAAQTSSESGDTDTASHALGSELLDALDGIDPDALTPREALEQLYRLKQLSTSPQN
- a CDS encoding FKBP-type peptidyl-prolyl cis-trans isomerase, whose translation is MKIAKNTVVTVRYKLSDAQGNLIEEGSEPMVYLHGGYENTLPKIEEALEGKEAGYQTELQVEPDDAFGEYDSNLVKIEPRNRLPTPLEVGMQFEGTPDNEDDEEHALIFTVTDIADDKVVLDGNHPLAGIALRFNLNVTEVRAATEEEIAHQHVHGAHGHDHGHDDQDDDAADDHFRSHPIH
- a CDS encoding cupin domain-containing protein encodes the protein MKNFTLLGGLTPAQFLRDYWHKKPLLIRQALPGFTPLLTPEALFEMAQRDDVESRLVTHFKQQWQVANGPFEKLPALSQKDWTLLVQGVNLHNDDADALLRQFRFIPDARLDDLMISYATDTGGVGPHFDSYDVFLLQAHGQRRWKIGATQDLTLVEGSALKILKNFTPEQEFVLEPGDMLYLPPQYAHDGTAIGECMTYSIGFRAPPFQELGEAFLQFMADSIDLPGRYADPDLEPSKHPAEISRGMLTQIADELNKVRFTEDDIAIFVGEYLSEPKANVFFESPPKPLTLARFSAALAKRGVALSRKTQMLYRGKHVFINGESFAAGRADKTSLTQLADQRRLDGEAASKVSTDVLEALYTWYEDGWVTLG